The Sphaerisporangium siamense genome includes the window GCCGGCTCGCCGTCGCGGGCAGGAACGAGGGCGGGGTGGACCACCTGCTGCTCGGCATGCTGGCCCAGAGCCTCGGCGTGGACGCGCGCCTGGTCCGGTACGCGGCCCATCCAAGCTGCGACGACGCCGTCGCCGCGCTCAACGGGGGCACGGCGGCCGCCGTCATCGCGGGGCAGGCCGCCGTGCGGGCACGGGTGCGCTCGGGAGAGCTGCGCGTGCTGGCGGTGTCCTCGCCCGAGCGCATCCCCGGCCTGGAGGCCCCGACACTGATGGAGTCCGACGTGCACCTGTACTGCGCGAACTGGCGCGGCCTGCTCGGGCCCGGCCGCCTCGCCGACGACGACCGCGCCGCACTGGCCCTGCTGTGCCGGGGCGTGGCCGAGTCGCCGCGCTGGCAGGCGCTGTGCGGGCGCAACGGCTGGACCCCCTTGTACCTGGACGGCGACGACTTCCGGCAGTGGCTCGGCGTGGAGTCGGCCCGGCTCGGCCGCGCGCTGGGGGAGCTGGGCGTGCGGGCCTGACCGCCCGGTGACGCTCCGTACCCCTGTGCAACACAACTTATAGGGGTTGTTGCGCGCTGCGCCACTAGATGTAGGATCCATGCTCGTCGCTGGTTCGCTTCGGCGAGGTGAGAGGGAAGCCGGTGTGACTCCGGCGCTGCCCCGCAGCGGTGAGCGGGAACGACCGCCGTCACAAGGCACTGGGCCGCACGGCCCGGGAAGCGACGGCCAGTAGGGGTGTGCCGTGCGCCCGCGAGCCCGAAGACCTGCCCGCGACGTCGTCCAGGCCCCGAGGGAGGGCCGCGAGACGAGGTCGTCCCGGCATGCCCCTGTGAGGGCCACCGGGCCATGTCTTCGTGCGCTCCTTCCTCGCGGCGACCCGTTCGCACGAAGGAGACAGCAGGTGACCGTGACCGATGCGGTGACTGACGCGGCGCGTGACGCCGAGCCGGGCCCGCGCCCGGCCTACCGGCGGGACGCGGCCGGCGAGCGACGGCGGCTCGCCATCCAGGAGGCCGCCGCCCGGGTCATCGCCGACCCGGAGAACTCCCGCCTCGCCGCCCGGCTGCTCGCCGAGGAGATCGCCGAGGAGGCCGCGGCGCACGGCGTGCGGACGTTCTCGGAGTCGGTCGCGGCCACGCACGCCGCGGGCCTGGTCCACGACCGCCTCGCCGCGTTCGTCCGGGACGACGCCGCCGCGCTGGACGCCCTCGTCGACCCGGAGGGGGACGGCCGCTTCGAGTACTTCGGGCTGCGCACCGTCTACGACCGCTACCTGCTGCGCCACCCCGTCACCCGGGGCGTCCTCGAAACCCCGCAGCACTTCTTCCTGCGCGTCGCCTGCGGCCTCGCGCGGACCGTCGCCGAGGCCGGCGAGCTGTACCGGCTGATCTCCACGCTGTCGTACCTGCCGAGCTCGCCCACGCTCTTCAACTCCGGCACCCGCAGGCCCCAGCTCTCCTCCTGCTTCCTGCTGGACTCCCCGCGCGACGAGCTGGACGGCATCTACGAGCGGTACGCCCAGGTGGCGCGCCTGTCGAAGTACGCGGGCGGCATCGGCATCGCCTGGACCAGGGTCCGCGCGCGCGGTTCGCTGATCCGGGGCACCAACGGGCTGTCCAACGGCATCGTCCCCTGGCTGCGCACGCTGGACGCCAGCGTCGCCGCCGTCAACCAGGGCGGGCGGCGCAAGGGCGCGGCCTGCGTCTACCTCGAACCGTGGCACGCCGACGTCGAGGAGTTCCTCGAACTGCGCGACAACACCGGCGAGGACGCCCGGCGCACCCACAACCTGAACCTGGCCAACTGGGTGCCCGACGAGTTCATGCGCAGGGTCGAGGCCGACGCCGAGTGGGCGCTGTTCGACCCCAAGGAGGTCCCCGAGCTCACCGACCTGTGGGGGGAGGCGTTCGAGGCCGCCTACCGCGAGGCCGAGGCCGCCGGACGGTACGTCCGCAAGGTGCCGGCCCGCGCCCTGTACGGCCGCATGATGCGCACGCTCGCCCAGACCGGCAACGGCTGGATGACCTTCAAGGACGCCGCCAACCGCGCCTCCAACCAGACGGCGCTGCCGGAGAACGTCATCCACCTGTCCAACCTCTGCACCGAGATCCTGGAGGTGACCAGCGACGCCGAGACCGCGGTGTGCAACCTCGGCTCGGTCAACCTGGCCGCCCACCTGACCGGCGGCGGCATCGACTGGGCCCGGCTGCGCGCCACGGTGGCGACCGCCGTCCGGTTCCTGGACAGGACCATCGACCTGGGCTACTACCCGACGCCCGAGGCCGAGGCCGCCAACCGGCGCTGGCGCCCGATCGGGCTCGGCGTGATGGGCCTGGCCGACGTGTTCTTCGCGCTGCGCCTGCCCTTCGACGCGCCCGAGGCGCTGGCCCTGTCCACGCGCGTCGCCGAGGAGATCGCGCTCGCCGCCTACCGCACGTCCTGCGACCTGGCCGAGGCCCACGGCGCCCACCCCTCCTACGGAGACACGCGGGCGGCGCGCGGGACGCTGCACCCGGACCACTACCCGGACGCCCGGCCCGTCCACCCGGGCGAGTGGGCGGCGCTGCGGGAGCGCGTCGCCGCCACCGGCCTGCGCAACTCGCTGATGATCGCGATCGCCCCGACGGCGACGATCGCCTCGATCGCCGGATGCTACGAGTGTGTCGAGCCGCAGGTGTCCAACGTCTTCAAGCGCGAGACCCTGTCGGGGGAGTTCCTTCAGGTCAACCGCTACCTGGTGCGTGACCTGCGGGAGCGCGGGCTGTGGACGCCGGAGGTCAGGGACGCGATCAAGCGGGCGGACGGCTCGGTCCAGGACATCGCGTCCATCCCCGAGGACCTGCGGGCGCTGTACCGCACCGCGTGGGAGCTGCCGCAGAAGGCGCTGATCGACATGGCCGCCGCGCGCCAGCCCTACGTGGACCAGTCGCAGTCGCTGAACCTGTTCATGGCGGCCCCGACCATCGGCAAGCTGTCCTCGATGTACGCCTACGCCTGGCGCGCGGGGCTGAAGACCACCTACTACCTGCGCTCCCGCCCGGCCACCCGCATCGCGCAGACCACCGTCGCCGCCGTCCCCGCCGCGGCCTCCCCGGCGTTCTCGGAGCCCGAGGCCGTCGCCTGTTCCCTGGAGAACCCCGAGATCTGCGAGGCGTGCCAGTGATGCTGCTCGACCCCGGCATGAACCTGACCCTGCGCCCGATGCGCTACCCGGACTTCTACGAGCGCTACCGGGCCGCGATCCGCAACACCTGGACGGTCGAGGAGGTGGACCTGCAGTCCGACCTCGCCGACCTGGCCCGGCTCGGCCCGCAGGAACGCCACCTGATCAACCGCCTGGTGGCCTTCTTCGCCACCGGCGACTCGATCGTGGCCAACAACCTCGTGCTCAACCTGTACCAGCACGTCAACGCGCCCGAGGCGCGGTTGTACCTGTCGCGGCAGCTCTTCGAGGAGGCCGTGCACGTGCAGTTCTACCTCACGCTGCTGGACACCTACCTGCCCGACCACGACGAGCGGGCCAAGGCGTTCGCGGCGATCGAGCACATCCCGTCCATCAGGGACAAGGCCGAGTTCTGCTTCCGCTGGATCGACTCCATCGGCGGGCTCGCCCGGCTGGAGTCCCGCGACGACCGGCGGGCGTTCCTGCTCAACCTGATCTGCTTCGCCGCGTGCATCGAGGGGCTGTTCTTCTACGGCGCCTTCGCCTACGTGTACTGGCTGCGCTCGCGCGGCCTGCTCGGCGGGCTGGCCACCGGGACGAACTGGGTGTTCCGCGACGAGTCCATGCACATGGAGTTCGCGTTCGCGGTCGTGGACACCGTGCGGGCCGAGGAGCCGGAGCTGTTCGACGACGAGATGGGCGCCCAGGTGACCCGCATGATCGAGGAGGCGGTCGCCGCGGAGCTCGCCTTCGCCCGCGATCTGTGCGGCGACGGCGTCGCCGGGATGACGGCCGATCGCATGCGCGAGTACCTGGAGTACGTCGCGGACCGGCGCCTGGCCCGGCTGGGCCTGCCGCCGCGGTACGGGTCGGCCAACCCGTTCGCCTTCATGGAGCTCCAGGACGTGCAGGAGCTGGCGAACTTCTTCGAGCGGCGCGTGTCGGCCTACCAGGTGGCCGTGGAGGGCACGGTCCGCCTCGACGAGGCGTTCTGAAGGCGGCAAGCCGTGGCATGTGAGCCATGTCTCTCTATTTCATGATTCATAAATCGATGTTCGGTTAGAACTGCGCGAGAGCCAGCGCGTGGCCCAGGGCCCGCGCCGGTGGCACGTCCGCGCGCGGTGCCACGGGAAGCCGCTGGAAGACCCCGGAAAAGGAGGCAATCGGTTCGCGTCCGGACTCGTGTGAAATGCCTGGTTCTGTGATGATTCGTGGTGACCGGCCGCGGCCCGTACGGGTGGCGGCGGAGGCCACGATCCCCCGCCCTGACGGGAGCCGACGACGAAGGGGGCGCCGCCGGTGCCATCGCTAGGGAGCTGGACGCTGCTCGTGCTCACGGTCGTCGCGGCGGTCGTCGCGGTCGAGCTGCTGCGGAGGCTGCTGAAGTCGCGCCGGGTCAACGGCAGGTTCTCCCTGGCCGGGCCGCTGGTCGAGCGCTGCACCTGGCCCGGGTTCGCCACCGCGGGCGTGGTCGCGTTCAACACGGTGTACGTCCCCGGCATGACCGGGCACACCGGTGCCGACGGCCGGCCGGTCCCGGGGACGAGCGGCAACGCGATCGAGCAGGTCGTCACCCTCCTGCTCATCGCCTGCGTCGCCTGGCTGGTCATCCAGGCCGCCTACGCCGTCACCGACGTGGTGCTGGAGCGGCTCGGCACGGTCGAGGGCGAGGGCAACCGCAGGGCGCGGCGCATCCGCACGCAGATCGCGCTGGTCCGCCGCGTCGCCGCCGCCGTGATCATCATCGTGGCCATGGGCGCGATGCTGTTCAGCTTCCCCGCCGTCCGTGCGCTCGGCGCCGGGCTGCTGGCCTCGGCCGGCATCGCCGGCGTCGTGGCGGGCATCGCCGCGCAGTCCACGCTCAGCAACCTCATCGCCGGGCTGCAGCTCGCCTTCAGCGACGCCATCCGCCTGGACGACGCGGTCGTCGTGGACGGCGAGTGGGGCCGCATCGAGGAGCTGACGCTCACCTACGTCGTCGTGCGCCTGTGGGACGAGCGGCGGCTGATCCTGCCGGTCTCCTACTTCACCACCAACCCGTTCGAGAACTGGACCCGCTACGAGAGCCGGGTCATCGGCCACGTCCTGCTGTACGTCGACTGGTCGGTCCCGGTGGACGAGCTCAGGGCCGAGCTGTACCGGCGGCTGCGCGACCACCCGCTGTGGGACCAGAAGGACTGGTCGGTCCAGGTCACCGGCGTCCAGCCCAACGGCCTGGTGGAGTTGCGCGCGCTGATGAGCGCCTCCGACGCCCCGAGCGTGTGGGACCTGAAGTGCGACATGCGCGAGCACCTGGTCTCCTACGTCCGCGAGAAGTACCCCGAGGCCCTGCCGCGCCTGCGGGTCGAGGAGACCGCCTTGCCCGGCGGCTCCGAGCGCACGGGGCCCCGGCCGGGCGCGGGCCTGCTCGGCGGGCCCCGCGCGCCCTACCCCGACGATGTCGCCGGCTCCCAGGCCGACGACGGCCCGCCGCCGAAGGTGGACGCCGACGCCGACGCGGGCCCGGCCCGCTGACCGGAGCCCAGGGCGGTCAAGATCGCGTCAGCCGGCCTGCGGCCGCAGCACCCGCGTGGCGCCCGCGATCAGCGCCGTCGCCAGGATCCACCCCGAGGCGATCAGGATGTTCGCCGGCCACTGCGTCCACCCCACCGGCTCCCACGCGGCGCGCTGCTCGAAGACGCTCACCGGCACCAGCAGGTCCAGCGTGTAGGGGAAGGCGTGGAACACGCGCCGCTCGTCCAGGCCCACCTGGGAGGGCGGGTACAGCGTGAACACCACCGTGCCCGCGACGAGCAGCAGCGCGAACCACACCCCGGCGAGCCACGCGCGGTGCCCGTACCCGACGGCCACGTCCAGCACGTACCCGCCCGTCCTGCCCGTGACGCCGAGCGTGGCCCGCCGCGCCCGCTGCTTGGCCAGCAGGACGGCACGGGCCTCCTGGTCGTGGCCGATCCTGCGATACCAGGCGGCGAGCTGCTCGTACGGATGCGGGCGGTACCCCTCGGGGTCACGCGCCAGCCAGGACAGGCGGTCGGCGAGGGTCATGCCGCCGCGCAGCGACTCGACGGTGAAGCCGTTGAGCCGCACGGCGGCGGGGTAGGCGTCGGCGGCGTCGAGCAGGACGCCGATCCGCGAGTAGCCGAGGTTGACCTCCCCGCTCATCGACGCCGGCCGCAGGATCAGCTCGTCCACCTGCATGTGGCTGAGGTGCAGGCAGCGCTCGCTCCCGGGCGCCGACAGCACCGCCTTGTCGAACGACAGCACCCCGGCCACCCGGGCGCCGCGCAGCCGGATCGTGCCCACGGCGGTGAAGCCGCCGCTGAACTCGACGCTGGACGCCTGGAGGTGGTCGGCGTACACGGCGTGCCCGCCCTGGTTCTCGATCACGGCTCGCTGCAGGTAGAGGCCGCTGTTGAAGCGGGCCCCGATCATCCGCAGGCCGCCGTGCGCGCGCAGGTCGCGGCAGAACGCGCCGCCGTCCACGATGAGGCCGCCCGCCCACAGCGCCCACTGGCTCTGGTCCCAGCCGCGCTCGCGCTTCTCGGCGTCGGTGAACGGGCGGCGCGCGTCCTCCAGGTAGCTCTCCGAGGCGCCGCCCCCGGGATCAGGGGGGAGCAGGGTGGCCCTGGCCAGGCGGAGCTGCCCGGTGATGTGCGCGTTGTCGAGTCGTAAGCCGGCGCGGATCGTGCAGGCGTCCAGCTCCAGCATCCCGTCGATCGTGCAGCGCGCCGCCCGCAGGCGGTAGATGTCGCAGCCGCGGAACCGCACGCCCTTGGCGGTGGTGTCGGTCAGCGAGACGATGTCCGGCAGATGGCAGCCCAGCAGGTGCAGCTTGGTGGTGAGCGCGGCGTCGGAGAGGTTGAGGTTCCCTGGGATGTGCGCCCCGGCCAGCCGCAGCCCCGCGACCTGCCCGGGGCCGGGCGGGTTGGCGCCCAGCATGAGCGCGGCGATGACCTCGGCCCGCACCGTGCGCTCCCGTCCCCAGGAGGCGCCCTTCGCCGGGTCGTCGGCGTCGGGGTCCCCGCCGCGCAGGTCCACCCACGCGCCGGAGGGGTAGGCGTCCCACACCCGTCGCTCCGCGGCGGTCAGCCACCGGAACGGTCGTGATCTCCGCACACCTGGACTCTAGCGCGACGCCCCCGTCCCCAGCCGGTATGAACCCCCACGGACCCGGCGAATCCGGCCGTACGGCGGGGGTCAGTCGGGCTCGATGTGGATCGCCCGCTCCTCGGCCGACAGGTCGCCGTCGTCCGCGCCGAGATCGGCGGCGTACTCCTCGGACTCCACGTCCGGGCGGGCGCCCTCGTCGGGGGCCACCAGCCGGTGCTCCTCGCGCGGCGAACGGGTGTGGTCCGGGGCCTCCCGCCACAGGCGGCGATCGAGGTCGTCGCGCTGCTGCGGGTCGTCCGGGGTGATCTCGTAACCGATGGGCAGGTTCTCGGTCCACTCCTCGATCTGGGTCAGCTGCTCGTCGTCGCCCATGTCGGGCTCGCGTCTGGTCTCGCTCATACGGCGGCCCTACCCCCGAACGGTCACATATTGCCAAATTTCCGGCATGGGATCGGGCAGCGGAAGTGAGATCCTGCCGCTACCGCTCGACGAGCTCGTTCTTGCCGATCACCACCACGCCCCCGCGCGTCACCGCGAAGCGCGAGCGGTCGTACTCGGTGTCCAGGCCGATGCGCGCCCCGTCCGGGATCACCACGTTCTTGTCGATGATCGCGCGCCGCACCACCGCGCCCCGGCCGATCTTCACGCCGTGCATGAGCACCGAGTCCTCCACCTGGGAGTGCGAGTGCAGCACCACCCCCGGCGACAGGATCGACCGCCGCGCCGTGCCACCCGAGACGATCACGCCGGGGGAGACCATCGAGTCCAGCGCGTGCCCCACCCGGTCGCCGTCCTCGTGGACGAACTTGGCGGGCGGCAGCGGGTCGTGGCCGGTGTAGATCGGCCAGCGGTCGTTGTACAGGTTGAACACCGGCTGGGCGGACACCAGGTCCATGTGCGCGTCGTAGTAGGCGTCCAGGGTGCCGACGTCCCGCCAGTAGCCGCGGTCGCGCTCGGTGGAGCCGGGCACCACGTTGTGCGCGAAGTCGTACACC containing:
- a CDS encoding ribonucleoside-diphosphate reductase subunit alpha encodes the protein MTVTDAVTDAARDAEPGPRPAYRRDAAGERRRLAIQEAAARVIADPENSRLAARLLAEEIAEEAAAHGVRTFSESVAATHAAGLVHDRLAAFVRDDAAALDALVDPEGDGRFEYFGLRTVYDRYLLRHPVTRGVLETPQHFFLRVACGLARTVAEAGELYRLISTLSYLPSSPTLFNSGTRRPQLSSCFLLDSPRDELDGIYERYAQVARLSKYAGGIGIAWTRVRARGSLIRGTNGLSNGIVPWLRTLDASVAAVNQGGRRKGAACVYLEPWHADVEEFLELRDNTGEDARRTHNLNLANWVPDEFMRRVEADAEWALFDPKEVPELTDLWGEAFEAAYREAEAAGRYVRKVPARALYGRMMRTLAQTGNGWMTFKDAANRASNQTALPENVIHLSNLCTEILEVTSDAETAVCNLGSVNLAAHLTGGGIDWARLRATVATAVRFLDRTIDLGYYPTPEAEAANRRWRPIGLGVMGLADVFFALRLPFDAPEALALSTRVAEEIALAAYRTSCDLAEAHGAHPSYGDTRAARGTLHPDHYPDARPVHPGEWAALRERVAATGLRNSLMIAIAPTATIASIAGCYECVEPQVSNVFKRETLSGEFLQVNRYLVRDLRERGLWTPEVRDAIKRADGSVQDIASIPEDLRALYRTAWELPQKALIDMAAARQPYVDQSQSLNLFMAAPTIGKLSSMYAYAWRAGLKTTYYLRSRPATRIAQTTVAAVPAAASPAFSEPEAVACSLENPEICEACQ
- a CDS encoding pentapeptide repeat-containing protein, with protein sequence MRRSRPFRWLTAAERRVWDAYPSGAWVDLRGGDPDADDPAKGASWGRERTVRAEVIAALMLGANPPGPGQVAGLRLAGAHIPGNLNLSDAALTTKLHLLGCHLPDIVSLTDTTAKGVRFRGCDIYRLRAARCTIDGMLELDACTIRAGLRLDNAHITGQLRLARATLLPPDPGGGASESYLEDARRPFTDAEKRERGWDQSQWALWAGGLIVDGGAFCRDLRAHGGLRMIGARFNSGLYLQRAVIENQGGHAVYADHLQASSVEFSGGFTAVGTIRLRGARVAGVLSFDKAVLSAPGSERCLHLSHMQVDELILRPASMSGEVNLGYSRIGVLLDAADAYPAAVRLNGFTVESLRGGMTLADRLSWLARDPEGYRPHPYEQLAAWYRRIGHDQEARAVLLAKQRARRATLGVTGRTGGYVLDVAVGYGHRAWLAGVWFALLLVAGTVVFTLYPPSQVGLDERRVFHAFPYTLDLLVPVSVFEQRAAWEPVGWTQWPANILIASGWILATALIAGATRVLRPQAG
- a CDS encoding ribonucleotide-diphosphate reductase subunit beta translates to MLLDPGMNLTLRPMRYPDFYERYRAAIRNTWTVEEVDLQSDLADLARLGPQERHLINRLVAFFATGDSIVANNLVLNLYQHVNAPEARLYLSRQLFEEAVHVQFYLTLLDTYLPDHDERAKAFAAIEHIPSIRDKAEFCFRWIDSIGGLARLESRDDRRAFLLNLICFAACIEGLFFYGAFAYVYWLRSRGLLGGLATGTNWVFRDESMHMEFAFAVVDTVRAEEPELFDDEMGAQVTRMIEEAVAAELAFARDLCGDGVAGMTADRMREYLEYVADRRLARLGLPPRYGSANPFAFMELQDVQELANFFERRVSAYQVAVEGTVRLDEAF
- a CDS encoding tripartite tricarboxylate transporter substrate-binding protein, with amino-acid sequence MRRRQVLALGAGFVAMAAGCGGAPGTRGLATTRVSMVVPGPAGGDADRVARSLKGVAERESLARAVHVETRPLASCLAEFTRARRADQVLMAEPELVGTVRAARPSGAFAGTTPVARLCGEWELIAVPASSRLATFGAFADALRRDPGRLAVAGRNEGGVDHLLLGMLAQSLGVDARLVRYAAHPSCDDAVAALNGGTAAAVIAGQAAVRARVRSGELRVLAVSSPERIPGLEAPTLMESDVHLYCANWRGLLGPGRLADDDRAALALLCRGVAESPRWQALCGRNGWTPLYLDGDDFRQWLGVESARLGRALGELGVRA
- a CDS encoding mechanosensitive ion channel family protein, with protein sequence MPSLGSWTLLVLTVVAAVVAVELLRRLLKSRRVNGRFSLAGPLVERCTWPGFATAGVVAFNTVYVPGMTGHTGADGRPVPGTSGNAIEQVVTLLLIACVAWLVIQAAYAVTDVVLERLGTVEGEGNRRARRIRTQIALVRRVAAAVIIIVAMGAMLFSFPAVRALGAGLLASAGIAGVVAGIAAQSTLSNLIAGLQLAFSDAIRLDDAVVVDGEWGRIEELTLTYVVVRLWDERRLILPVSYFTTNPFENWTRYESRVIGHVLLYVDWSVPVDELRAELYRRLRDHPLWDQKDWSVQVTGVQPNGLVELRALMSASDAPSVWDLKCDMREHLVSYVREKYPEALPRLRVEETALPGGSERTGPRPGAGLLGGPRAPYPDDVAGSQADDGPPPKVDADADAGPAR
- a CDS encoding DUF5709 domain-containing protein, coding for MSETRREPDMGDDEQLTQIEEWTENLPIGYEITPDDPQQRDDLDRRLWREAPDHTRSPREEHRLVAPDEGARPDVESEEYAADLGADDGDLSAEERAIHIEPD